In one window of Cytophagaceae bacterium ABcell3 DNA:
- a CDS encoding OmpA family protein: MTYLKIYLLFLSVMLGSHGLAQHIFKPENLGDSVNSGNHEINPVISPDENTLFFIRTNHPNNKKEKEEAQEIWFTQKSDSGNWTLAQKMPKPFNSIRFNNLLGISQDGNRFYINGRFYKDLSWRGRGVSVISKNSNGSFSKPEKVKIKAYNRINKGRYTTISVNEEETIMLLSFSRKWDGENSDIYVSHKRKNKWDKPKKLQGVNTKHGEFSPSLSADGTTLYFSRKTPEGVYIYAAERKTDSYQKWGNTKKLHTEINKSAFNGYFTTSQNGSHAYFSATSTENNSNDIYVVKLFEENPYVLLKGKVLNEKSGEPVSTEGITIEVEGLEDLEFNMDSANSTYSLLLPLEANYKFGLKKENWTSVPDSLDARDIYEYTEIQRDLYLTPLPYVRLRGKILTEEETPIDSSNFENILINGTPLDSVVIDSAGNYEALVSHGKSYIVEAQVKGYLPVESGLDLKQVYEYQEVELDLEVTKKKEKVKQIVVQGNVINTITQEPADSALSIDIMIGDYPAKNTQWVGSHYSIKLPLKASYLIYADVDSYYPVIDTIDLQQNLLPDTIHQDLYITPLEVGKSINLDNIFFETGKAILRKESYEELDRVVRLLKTNTSINIEIAGHTDDVGNADFNKALSLDRAKAVSNYFKQKGIDEKRISSKGYGMEKPIASNETEEGRSKNRRVEFTIIDK; the protein is encoded by the coding sequence ATGACTTACCTAAAAATATATCTGTTATTTTTATCAGTCATGCTAGGTTCACATGGGCTGGCACAGCATATTTTTAAACCCGAAAACCTAGGAGATTCAGTCAATTCAGGCAACCATGAAATCAACCCGGTTATATCGCCTGACGAAAACACACTTTTCTTTATAAGGACTAATCACCCTAATAACAAAAAAGAAAAAGAAGAGGCTCAGGAAATTTGGTTTACCCAAAAATCGGATAGTGGAAATTGGACGCTTGCTCAAAAAATGCCCAAACCATTTAACAGTATCAGGTTTAACAATTTACTAGGCATAAGCCAAGACGGAAACCGCTTTTACATAAATGGACGGTTCTATAAAGACCTTTCTTGGAGAGGTAGAGGGGTATCTGTAATTTCTAAAAACTCAAATGGCTCTTTTTCCAAACCGGAAAAGGTGAAAATAAAAGCATATAACAGGATAAACAAAGGAAGATACACAACCATATCCGTTAATGAAGAGGAAACTATTATGTTGTTAAGCTTTTCCAGAAAATGGGATGGGGAAAACAGCGACATATATGTATCTCACAAAAGAAAAAATAAGTGGGACAAACCTAAAAAATTGCAAGGCGTAAATACCAAACATGGAGAGTTTAGCCCATCTTTATCTGCTGACGGCACTACCCTATACTTCTCCAGGAAAACCCCTGAAGGAGTGTATATTTATGCCGCGGAGCGAAAAACAGATTCATATCAAAAGTGGGGAAACACAAAAAAGCTACATACTGAAATAAATAAATCAGCTTTTAACGGATATTTTACTACGTCTCAAAATGGCAGCCATGCCTATTTCTCAGCTACCTCTACTGAAAACAACTCCAATGATATTTATGTGGTAAAACTATTCGAAGAAAACCCTTATGTTTTACTGAAAGGCAAAGTCCTTAATGAAAAATCGGGAGAACCTGTTTCAACGGAAGGTATAACCATTGAGGTTGAAGGCTTAGAAGACCTTGAGTTTAATATGGATAGCGCCAATAGTACCTATAGCCTTTTATTACCACTAGAAGCTAATTACAAGTTTGGGCTAAAAAAAGAAAATTGGACTTCTGTACCTGACAGCCTAGATGCAAGAGATATTTATGAGTATACGGAAATCCAAAGAGACCTTTATTTAACACCTTTACCATACGTCCGCCTTAGGGGAAAAATACTTACAGAAGAAGAAACCCCAATCGACTCATCTAACTTTGAAAATATCCTTATCAATGGGACTCCTTTAGACTCTGTTGTCATAGATAGTGCAGGCAACTATGAAGCATTGGTCAGTCACGGGAAATCGTATATTGTAGAAGCTCAAGTAAAGGGATATTTACCAGTAGAAAGTGGCCTAGACCTAAAGCAGGTTTATGAATACCAAGAGGTGGAACTTGACCTTGAGGTTACTAAGAAGAAAGAAAAAGTTAAACAGATTGTTGTCCAAGGCAATGTCATAAACACCATTACCCAAGAGCCTGCTGATTCAGCACTGTCGATTGATATTATGATCGGCGACTATCCAGCTAAAAATACTCAATGGGTTGGTTCGCACTACTCCATAAAACTACCTTTAAAAGCCTCATATTTAATATATGCAGACGTGGACAGCTATTATCCGGTAATAGACACTATAGACCTGCAACAAAACTTATTACCTGACACCATACATCAGGATTTATATATTACGCCACTAGAAGTGGGCAAGTCAATAAACCTTGACAATATCTTTTTTGAAACAGGCAAGGCAATATTAAGAAAAGAGTCTTATGAAGAACTAGACCGGGTTGTCAGGTTGCTCAAAACAAACACCTCCATAAATATAGAAATAGCAGGACATACTGACGATGTTGGCAATGCAGATTTTAACAAAGCCCTATCATTGGATAGAGCTAAAGCTGTAAGCAACTACTTTAAACAAAAAGGAATTGATGAAAAGAGAATTTCGTCCAAAGGGTATGGCATGGAAAAACCTATTGCGTCTAATGAAACAGAAGAAGGCAGGAGTAAAAACAGAAGAGTAGAGTTTACAATTATTGACAAATAA
- the lpxB gene encoding lipid-A-disaccharide synthase: MRYFIVAGERSGDLHASNLVKALKNNDPEAEVFGWGGELMEAAGAKVLRHYKDISFMGFAEVITHFTKIVKALKQCKKDIENVKPDVFIPVDFAGFNMKIAGFANKRNIPVYYYISPKVWAWNQSRAYKIKKLVQHMFVILPFEVGFYKKYGVNSHYIGNPILDAIASFRPNPSFGKNLPAPVIAILPGSRKQEVRSMASEVTTVIKNNPHYQFVIAGVSSLPHELYKPFLSYGNTSIVYDKTYDLLNIAKAAVVTSGTATLETALFEVPQVVVYKANPITYMIVKRLIKVDWISLVNLIADKGLVPELIQDKFTPDLVNVALDKLVRDTPERAAQLSGYKELKKTMGESGASEKAAALMVDLLRDSFKN, from the coding sequence ATGAGATATTTTATTGTTGCCGGAGAACGCTCCGGTGACCTTCATGCATCAAACCTTGTAAAGGCGCTAAAAAATAACGACCCCGAAGCAGAGGTTTTTGGTTGGGGCGGGGAATTAATGGAAGCTGCTGGCGCCAAAGTGTTACGGCATTATAAGGATATTTCATTTATGGGGTTTGCAGAAGTAATTACCCATTTTACTAAAATTGTCAAGGCCTTAAAACAATGTAAAAAAGACATTGAAAACGTTAAGCCTGATGTTTTTATACCTGTCGATTTTGCAGGCTTTAATATGAAAATAGCAGGATTTGCGAATAAGCGGAATATCCCTGTTTACTATTATATTTCTCCGAAAGTATGGGCTTGGAACCAGTCTAGGGCTTATAAAATTAAGAAGCTGGTTCAGCACATGTTCGTTATTCTTCCTTTTGAAGTAGGTTTTTATAAAAAGTATGGAGTTAATTCCCACTACATTGGAAACCCTATTCTTGATGCCATTGCTAGCTTTCGGCCTAATCCTTCTTTTGGCAAAAATCTTCCTGCCCCTGTTATCGCTATTTTGCCTGGTAGCCGTAAGCAAGAAGTTAGGTCAATGGCTTCTGAAGTAACTACTGTAATAAAAAACAACCCACACTATCAGTTCGTCATAGCAGGTGTTTCAAGTTTGCCTCATGAGCTTTATAAGCCTTTTTTGTCTTATGGCAATACTTCTATTGTATACGATAAGACCTATGACCTGTTAAATATAGCAAAAGCGGCTGTTGTTACTTCTGGTACTGCTACTTTAGAAACGGCTTTGTTTGAAGTTCCCCAGGTAGTCGTTTACAAAGCAAACCCTATAACTTACATGATCGTAAAAAGGTTAATTAAAGTTGACTGGATTTCTTTAGTTAACTTGATAGCCGATAAAGGTCTGGTGCCTGAACTTATCCAAGATAAATTTACACCAGACCTTGTAAATGTGGCTCTTGATAAACTCGTTCGAGATACACCCGAAAGGGCTGCACAGCTTTCAGGTTACAAAGAGCTAAAGAAGACTATGGGTGAAAGTGGCGCTTCTGAAAAAGCCGCTGCTCTCATGGTGGATCTTTTAAGAGACAGTTTCAAAAATTGA
- a CDS encoding 6-carboxytetrahydropterin synthase — protein MVYICRKEHFNAAHKLYNPNWTEEKNKEVFGPCANTNWHGHNFELIVTVKGKPDPDTGFVIDLKKLSKLIREKVISKLDHKNLNMDVEFMKGKMASTEILAMEIWKILEPEIGTISKGQLHKITLYETPRNFVEYMGE, from the coding sequence ATGGTTTACATATGCAGAAAAGAGCACTTCAATGCTGCTCATAAGCTCTACAATCCTAATTGGACAGAAGAAAAAAACAAAGAGGTTTTTGGCCCGTGTGCCAATACTAATTGGCACGGACATAACTTTGAACTCATAGTAACAGTAAAAGGTAAGCCTGACCCTGACACTGGGTTTGTTATTGACTTAAAAAAACTTAGCAAACTTATCCGTGAAAAGGTTATAAGCAAGCTTGATCATAAAAACCTAAATATGGATGTGGAATTTATGAAAGGGAAAATGGCCAGCACGGAGATTCTTGCTATGGAAATATGGAAAATATTGGAACCTGAAATTGGTACCATATCCAAAGGTCAATTGCATAAAATCACTTTATATGAAACCCCACGCAACTTTGTAGAATATATGGGAGAATAA
- a CDS encoding iron ABC transporter permease, protein MKTNLSFYIFLPVYLTLLALLCFVAINTGSLEIDFYQIREAIFHYDASNKVHFVVANLRLPRIFTALVAGGSLALAGYLMQAMVNNPLADPYILGTASGASLGVNIAYLLAGSAVTLGIFSISAAAFIGAIGITMLAVFIAMKQGGLVPDRLLLTGIALSSMATAIISLLIYLSDNDNKLKSVVYWSLGSFEKSSWQQLLFPVFVLIAALLLFAFLSKHLNVMLMGEHRASSLGLNLATLRWYIMITASLLTASAVAMAGPLGFVGLMVPHIIRGIFGVHNKYNVTYTVLMGGVYLLACDILSRLLYPPVGIPPGIITSFLGVPFFVYLLSKKNYKFS, encoded by the coding sequence ATGAAAACTAATCTTTCCTTTTATATATTTCTTCCTGTTTACCTGACCTTGTTGGCGCTGCTTTGTTTTGTGGCTATTAACACTGGCTCTTTAGAAATCGATTTTTACCAAATCAGGGAGGCTATTTTTCATTACGATGCAAGTAATAAAGTTCATTTTGTAGTTGCGAACCTGAGGCTTCCCAGAATATTTACAGCCTTGGTTGCAGGGGGCAGTTTGGCTTTGGCTGGTTATTTGATGCAAGCCATGGTCAATAACCCTTTGGCAGACCCTTATATTTTAGGAACAGCATCAGGAGCTTCTTTAGGTGTGAATATTGCTTATTTATTGGCTGGGTCTGCAGTTACCTTAGGGATTTTTTCCATTTCAGCCGCAGCTTTTATTGGGGCTATTGGCATTACCATGCTTGCTGTTTTTATTGCTATGAAGCAGGGAGGACTGGTTCCCGACCGGCTTTTGCTTACAGGTATTGCTTTGTCTTCTATGGCAACTGCTATTATCAGTCTTTTAATTTACCTGTCAGATAACGACAACAAGCTGAAATCAGTGGTATATTGGAGTCTTGGTAGTTTTGAAAAGTCCAGCTGGCAACAACTACTTTTTCCTGTTTTTGTACTTATAGCCGCACTTTTGCTGTTCGCATTTTTGTCCAAACATTTGAATGTTATGTTAATGGGGGAGCATAGAGCTAGCAGTCTTGGACTAAATCTGGCGACTTTGCGTTGGTATATAATGATTACAGCTTCTTTGTTAACCGCATCGGCTGTGGCTATGGCAGGGCCGTTAGGCTTTGTTGGGCTTATGGTGCCCCATATTATACGAGGGATTTTTGGTGTACATAATAAATATAACGTAACTTACACAGTATTAATGGGTGGTGTGTATCTTTTAGCTTGTGATATACTTTCTAGACTATTGTACCCACCTGTCGGAATTCCGCCTGGAATAATTACTTCCTTTTTAGGTGTTCCTTTCTTTGTATATTTGCTGAGTAAAAAGAATTACAAGTTTAGCTGA
- a CDS encoding helical backbone metal receptor has protein sequence MNFKDALGREVEVPLQPERIMGLSPSMTELLYAACGPEKVVARTQNCNYPESVSKLPVINNYPLDLELLIMLDPDLVFAIDGINNPADIAAIEGAGIPVVCLSFKRVKDITANIRVAGTLTGNTVNATALADSLDRELALIKEASKDLDTVKVLSVIWTDPIYIHGFNSIMTDKLSYINVVNLADSAMTKESPEVSLEYLIKKDPQVIAGTDLVNLTAKWPQLKILTSVQEKKVYPLTDDLQSRPGPRIVEAIKELNRVIRNEN, from the coding sequence GTGAATTTTAAGGATGCTTTGGGTAGGGAAGTGGAGGTGCCTTTGCAACCTGAAAGGATTATGGGATTGTCTCCTTCTATGACAGAACTTTTGTATGCAGCGTGCGGACCAGAAAAGGTGGTGGCAAGAACGCAAAATTGCAACTACCCTGAAAGTGTGTCAAAGCTACCGGTAATCAACAATTATCCGCTCGACTTGGAATTGCTTATTATGCTTGACCCTGACTTGGTATTTGCTATTGATGGAATTAACAACCCAGCAGATATTGCGGCCATAGAAGGGGCAGGTATCCCTGTGGTGTGCTTAAGCTTTAAGAGGGTGAAGGATATTACAGCCAATATTCGTGTGGCGGGTACTTTGACTGGAAATACGGTAAATGCCACAGCACTTGCTGACTCTTTAGACAGGGAACTTGCTCTTATCAAAGAGGCTTCCAAAGATCTAGATACTGTAAAGGTGCTTTCGGTAATCTGGACAGACCCTATCTATATTCATGGTTTCAATAGTATTATGACTGATAAACTTAGCTATATTAATGTGGTAAATTTAGCTGATAGTGCCATGACCAAGGAGTCCCCTGAGGTTTCTCTTGAATATTTAATTAAGAAAGACCCTCAGGTAATAGCCGGTACTGATTTGGTGAACCTTACGGCTAAGTGGCCACAGTTGAAAATTTTAACTAGTGTTCAGGAAAAAAAGGTTTATCCGCTCACTGATGACTTGCAGTCACGGCCTGGACCTCGTATTGTGGAGGCCATTAAAGAACTAAATCGGGTAATAAGGAATGAAAACTAA
- the rfaD gene encoding ADP-glyceromanno-heptose 6-epimerase, with amino-acid sequence MIAVTGAAGFIGSCMISRLNQDGYYHILAVDDFSTPEKNKNLEGKAYIEKVHRDDFFEVLEKNHEIMEFVFHLGARTDTTEFNKEIFDKLNVEYSKKVWEACSKYQIPLVYASSAATYGNGELGYEDREDIIEQLQPLNPYGDSKNDFDIWALKQENKPFFWAGLKFFNVYGPNEYHKKRMASVIFHAYNQIKETGKMKLFRSHRDDFKDGEQKRDFVYVKDVTEVMMFLMHHRKDSGLYNLGSGEARTFLSLAQNVFISLGKEPNIEYIDIPEDIRDKYQYFTEAPMEKLRNIGYDKPFHTLEEGVEDYVKEYLQNQKYY; translated from the coding sequence ATGATTGCAGTAACTGGGGCAGCCGGTTTTATCGGAAGCTGTATGATCAGCAGGTTAAATCAAGACGGTTATTACCATATATTAGCTGTAGACGACTTTTCTACACCTGAAAAAAACAAAAACCTTGAAGGCAAAGCATACATAGAAAAAGTTCACAGAGATGATTTTTTTGAAGTCTTGGAGAAGAACCACGAGATTATGGAGTTTGTCTTCCATTTAGGAGCAAGGACAGACACAACTGAATTTAATAAAGAAATTTTTGACAAATTAAATGTCGAATATTCGAAAAAAGTATGGGAAGCTTGTAGCAAATATCAAATCCCTCTGGTATATGCGTCGTCTGCTGCCACCTATGGAAACGGAGAACTAGGTTATGAAGACAGGGAAGACATCATCGAGCAATTACAACCACTGAACCCGTATGGCGATTCTAAAAACGATTTTGACATTTGGGCTCTGAAACAAGAAAACAAGCCGTTCTTTTGGGCAGGGTTAAAGTTTTTTAACGTATACGGTCCGAACGAATACCATAAAAAACGAATGGCTTCTGTAATTTTCCATGCATACAACCAGATAAAAGAAACAGGAAAGATGAAGCTTTTCCGCTCACACAGAGATGATTTTAAAGACGGAGAGCAAAAAAGGGATTTTGTGTATGTAAAAGATGTTACAGAGGTAATGATGTTTCTGATGCACCACCGCAAAGATTCCGGACTTTACAATTTGGGGAGCGGGGAAGCTAGAACTTTCCTTTCTTTAGCTCAAAATGTATTCATATCCTTAGGCAAGGAGCCTAATATTGAATATATAGACATTCCAGAAGATATCAGAGACAAGTATCAATATTTCACAGAAGCTCCTATGGAAAAGCTACGCAATATTGGATATGACAAGCCTTTTCACACACTAGAAGAGGGTGTAGAAGATTATGTAAAAGAATACCTCCAAAACCAAAAGTACTACTAG
- a CDS encoding M48 family metallopeptidase: MSPQTLLYIILAIITIDFLLDQILDYLNMKHQRDVLPEKLRDVYDEKEFKRSQEYHKTNAKFGFITSTFSFLLLFIVISTGFLGYLDETLRSVTEHPVWLALIFFGILFLASDIINLPFALYKNFVIEEKFGFNKMKVSTFFGDKLKGYLLGIIIGGGLLWIFLSLITELGSQFWVWFWGVVVLFMLITNMFYTSLILPLFNKLTPLPEGELRTAIEDYCKKVNFPLKNLFVIDGSKRSAKANAFFSGIGKQKKIVLYDTLVEKHTTEELVAVLAHEVGHFKKKHIISGMALSILQTGFMLFLLSLMVFSTSLSEALGADQLAFHLNLIAFGILYTPFSHLTGIFMNLFSRKNEYEADSFAAETYSAKPLITALKNLSANNLSNLTPHPAYVFMHYSHPPLVQRLDNLEKH; this comes from the coding sequence ATGTCACCACAAACATTGTTATATATAATTTTAGCCATCATTACCATAGATTTTTTATTGGATCAGATACTGGATTATCTGAATATGAAGCATCAACGGGATGTTTTACCAGAAAAATTGCGGGATGTATATGATGAAAAGGAGTTCAAAAGATCGCAAGAGTACCATAAAACCAATGCTAAGTTTGGCTTTATCACCTCTACATTCAGTTTTTTACTTCTATTTATCGTAATAAGCACTGGCTTTCTTGGCTATCTTGACGAAACACTTCGGTCAGTAACCGAACACCCTGTTTGGCTAGCGTTGATCTTTTTCGGCATATTGTTTCTGGCTTCAGACATTATAAACCTACCTTTTGCCTTGTACAAAAATTTCGTTATAGAAGAGAAATTTGGCTTCAACAAAATGAAAGTTTCTACCTTTTTTGGAGATAAGTTAAAAGGGTATCTGCTTGGAATCATTATTGGAGGAGGTCTTTTATGGATATTTCTGTCATTAATCACTGAATTAGGAAGTCAATTTTGGGTATGGTTCTGGGGCGTGGTGGTGCTTTTTATGCTAATCACCAATATGTTTTATACTTCCTTAATTTTACCGCTCTTCAATAAGTTGACACCTTTACCAGAAGGAGAGCTTAGGACAGCCATTGAGGACTATTGCAAAAAAGTAAATTTTCCACTTAAAAATCTTTTTGTCATTGACGGATCTAAAAGGTCAGCCAAAGCCAATGCATTTTTCTCTGGCATAGGCAAACAAAAAAAGATAGTGCTTTACGATACTTTAGTAGAAAAACACACCACTGAAGAATTGGTGGCAGTCCTGGCCCATGAAGTAGGGCATTTCAAAAAAAAGCATATCATATCAGGAATGGCACTGTCCATCCTACAAACAGGTTTTATGCTATTCTTGCTTTCGCTAATGGTGTTTAGCACTTCACTTTCAGAAGCATTAGGAGCAGATCAACTAGCTTTTCACTTAAACCTTATAGCATTTGGTATCCTTTACACACCTTTTTCTCATTTAACAGGCATTTTCATGAACCTGTTTTCAAGAAAGAACGAATATGAAGCTGACTCCTTTGCAGCAGAAACATATAGTGCCAAGCCGCTTATTACAGCCCTTAAAAATCTTTCTGCAAACAACTTAAGCAACCTTACCCCGCATCCAGCTTATGTTTTTATGCATTATTCACATCCACCTTTAGTACAAAGGCTGGACAACTTAGAAAAACATTAG
- a CDS encoding transposase: MSVKKRTFTKEEKVKILKEAESNGVQVTLDKYGVYPATYYNWKKKFESMGDAGFRHGMTPEHLKEIRRLEKENDYLKKIIAEKELEARLKDDLLKKKYPCPKKKN, translated from the coding sequence ATGTCCGTGAAAAAGAGAACATTTACCAAAGAAGAAAAAGTCAAGATCCTCAAAGAAGCTGAAAGCAATGGCGTTCAGGTGACCCTTGACAAGTATGGAGTATATCCTGCCACATATTACAACTGGAAGAAAAAATTTGAAAGCATGGGCGATGCAGGTTTCCGGCACGGCATGACCCCGGAACATCTGAAGGAAATCAGAAGACTTGAAAAAGAGAATGACTATCTGAAGAAAATAATAGCTGAAAAGGAGCTGGAAGCCCGTTTAAAAGATGATCTGCTAAAAAAGAAGTATCCCTGTCCGAAAAAAAAGAATTAG
- a CDS encoding transposase, with amino-acid sequence MQISIFQDPYQYSYKWHIFKGTDLGKIYDTIPWDDLEECLPTQNSPVGAPRWFSNKGMFALMFLKAYLNLSDEKLIERFNTDFSLQFFCGKNLNNEIVKDKTIVSRIRTYIADHADMDKVQGALVNAWKKDMGNTHVLLMDATCYESYVRFPTDVKLLWECCKFVFEKQLYKYCKVLKIARPRSKYFVQKKLQLGYDRIRRKTYNKGLKRRKSLVYLLEKGLKQLDELLETYPSITLNPLQANYLSTSKKILEQQTFLLSNPAKELKNRIVSLSKPYLRPIIRGKETKPVEFGAKVHMMQVDGINIIDHISFDAFNEGTRLKTCVTKHKGIFKECHQLGADKIYATNANRNFLTENKIFTCFPKKGPKKHGKAESVLQSAIGAKRATVMEGSFGVEKEHYGLRKIKARQEKTERVWIFFGIMTANAARIAKRKSVQDSPHLQQVA; translated from the coding sequence ATGCAGATATCTATTTTTCAAGACCCGTACCAATATTCTTACAAGTGGCATATTTTTAAGGGAACTGACTTAGGGAAGATATATGATACGATTCCTTGGGATGACCTGGAAGAATGTTTGCCTACTCAAAATAGTCCTGTAGGGGCGCCACGATGGTTTAGCAACAAGGGAATGTTTGCCCTGATGTTTTTAAAGGCCTATTTAAACCTAAGCGATGAAAAGCTGATTGAGAGGTTCAATACCGACTTTAGCCTCCAATTCTTTTGCGGTAAAAATCTTAACAATGAGATTGTTAAAGACAAGACTATTGTAAGTCGGATTAGAACCTATATAGCAGATCATGCCGATATGGATAAAGTACAAGGAGCCCTGGTCAATGCCTGGAAAAAGGATATGGGCAATACCCATGTACTTTTGATGGATGCTACATGTTATGAAAGCTACGTTCGCTTTCCAACTGACGTAAAACTTCTTTGGGAGTGCTGTAAGTTTGTTTTTGAAAAGCAGCTATATAAGTATTGCAAGGTATTAAAGATAGCCCGGCCCAGGAGCAAATACTTTGTCCAGAAGAAGCTTCAGTTGGGTTATGACCGTATAAGGCGAAAGACTTATAACAAAGGGCTAAAGCGAAGAAAGTCATTGGTTTATTTATTAGAAAAAGGGCTTAAGCAGTTAGATGAATTACTGGAAACATACCCATCAATCACATTAAACCCTCTGCAAGCAAATTACTTGTCAACTTCAAAAAAGATACTTGAGCAACAAACTTTTTTACTAAGCAACCCTGCCAAAGAACTAAAAAACAGAATAGTAAGTTTGTCAAAGCCTTACCTTAGGCCGATAATAAGGGGAAAGGAAACCAAGCCTGTTGAATTTGGAGCCAAGGTACACATGATGCAGGTTGACGGAATCAATATAATAGACCACATCAGTTTTGATGCATTTAATGAAGGGACAAGGTTAAAAACCTGTGTAACAAAGCACAAAGGAATATTTAAAGAGTGCCATCAATTAGGTGCGGACAAAATATACGCTACCAATGCCAACCGCAACTTTCTTACAGAAAATAAAATATTTACCTGCTTCCCCAAAAAAGGCCCTAAAAAACACGGCAAGGCTGAATCTGTACTTCAATCAGCAATAGGGGCAAAACGGGCCACGGTTATGGAGGGGAGTTTTGGTGTTGAGAAAGAACACTATGGATTAAGAAAGATAAAGGCAAGGCAGGAAAAAACGGAAAGAGTCTGGATTTTCTTTGGAATTATGACCGCCAATGCTGCCAGAATAGCCAAAAGAAAATCCGTCCAAGACTCACCACATCTACAACAAGTGGCTTAG